The stretch of DNA TCTCGCTAGATCTCTATCCTTCTCGCTCTCGACCTTAgctggtctcgatctcgatcgatcCCTGAATCACGAGTTAGGCAATATCTATtcatgtaacgatccaatataacttgggaTCGAACCTCGGTTTGCAGCCCCAgtctcgattaaccatacaaaatcggggaagcccgattttgaccgtatacacttgtatattaaaatccaaaatataatTACATAGAGGAGGGGACCTAAAATCGAACATTCTCACAAATTATAAGTGTCATGCCCAACTCAATAAAATTTTGATGCAAGTGCATATCATTGCACGGTATATTAAAcccaaaatatattttcttaacaTGGTATCAAAGTCAGATTCATCATAATTCTTAGTTTACTCGATTTGAACCCTCATTACAATGTTCACCCACCACATATCTAGTCTTGGTCTAGTCTTGGGAGTGGGAGGGGGTATTTTGTTTCCCACATTTTGTggaattcaatatatatatatatatatatatatatatatatagctaacTTCAGGTTTATTATATGGTCTTGGGCATGTGTCACATCTTCAGCTAACTTTTTGGGTTGAGTTAACCAAAAACTACTCTAGAAATAAACTCAAACATATACTTATGGCATTATGATATGTGCAAACCTCACATACATATTCCATTACAAGATAACGGTTAAAGTTCATACTTATAAGTTACATatcaaaacaacaaaaacaagctAGAACATCATCAAGCTGAGAAAGAATGGTTTGCTTAAAATGAATAAGAATCCaaattcttcttctatttcttatATAACCATGTGAAAGTAATTAGAGAAGGCAACATAAACATCTTCATTCATCCACTCTCTTGGTGATTATCTTGATTATCCTGTGTAGGAGTAACCAAAGGATCAAAATCTGGGAACATGCCATTGGTAATTTGTTGGTTTTGGCTATTGAACATGTCTTCATTGATTAAAGAATTCAAGAACGAGGAGAAGACATCGTCCGTGCAACAattcatttcatcatcttcctcaACCACAATATTTAGATCATCGTCATAATTGGCAAGCATCGCGTTACTTTGATATTGATAATTATCAAGACTCGTAATTTCTCTAGGATGATTAATATTGATGCTTCTTAATGGTTCTTCCATTTGGAAAGGAATGCAAATGGGGTTTGGAATTGTGTTGAAATCATTTGCTAATTTTGAAGATGAAGaaggtgaagaagaagaagctttGTTGGTAATATGATCATCACTTGAGCAATTATGGTTTATTAATGGCTTATGAGTTCTTGGATTTATTCCTTGGCTGATTAACTTCTTGCTAAGGTGAGTATTCCAATAATTCTTTATCTCATTATCTGTTCTTCCTGGAATTCTCCCAGCTATCAAGGACCACCTACAACATTTCCAAAGTAATAAAAAATATAAGAAAGAAAATtcatatttaattaaataaatattaaagatTTAAAGGATAGACTAGAAGGAAAAGAATAACATTTGTGAGTGCTAAattgtccttttttttttttgtgggggtTGAGTTCAATCTCAAGATCTCTGACTTCACAATTGAACTTTCATTTAGACATTTGGAATTGTAAAGTAAGATTATATATTAGGGCCTCTTTGatttattcaaaaaataaaaaataacagctatttaattaatagatatactttaatttccacaaataaaatgaaaacatattttcctttcaaattaaaaataaaaataaacctaaattttcataaaaaatcaaCATAAAATGTACTTTCGAAAATTTCTCTAATCTCAAAATCAATCTTCCAATATTACACTAAAACCAAAGCTATTTTTTTACTCAAAAACCACCATTGTGGTGTGGGGTTAGGCCGACACTAAAACCAAATTTAAACAAAACATTACACTCAAAGATAATGCAAACCCTAATAAAAACTCAAGAGCCGATAAAAAGATTAGTAAAAGAAAACCATTCAGGCTTATAGGTTAGTGGTATCGGTCAAAATCCCCAACACAATATAGATCGATGTGTGAGTTCTATTAATCtcacaataaaaaaaaaagagagaaaaatataaTATAACTAAAAGTGATATAAATCAGAGTTGAGGAAGAGAATAATAAGCCAATAATATAAACAACAAttaatatatgaagaaaaattattggaGGACCTGTTGCCAAGGAGGCGATGGAGGCGAAGGATGAGATCTTCTTCATCAGGCGAAATATGGCCGCGTTTGACGGAAGGACGGAGGTAATTCATCCACCGGAGGCGGCAGCTCTTCCCGCAACGGAGGAGCCCCGCCTTCTTTGGCAGAGTACGCCACCGTCCTTCGCCTTCTTTATTTATATAATTTGTTAAAATCTCGTCTTCTTCTGGTGTCCACGGCCCTCTCTTTAACCCTACTTTGCTACAACATGCTGTCACTTTTGTTTTTGATGATGTTGGTGTTCTCATCTTTCTTTGGTTTCTCTGCTTTGTTTGTGAAGTTTTTCTTTTTTCAGTTTGCTAAGGTGAGAAAGAAATGGAGATGAATTCTCAACATTTGGTTGTATGTTACGTTGGGTGAGTGAGAGTGATAATGTCTTACTATATTTGGGAGGGAGTTTGTGTTCTACGTAGTTACACGCTTTTTCTTTGCACTTACAGCACGTTTTCCCAAATTGATTTTgtagattttatttttattgttttaaTAAACTTTTAATTGGAACGCGTCACTTCTACATTGTTTTTGTTTAACTATATGGTATCAGAATAGCAAGGCGGGGAGTTCTTGAAGGGAGGGAGTCGGGGGACTATCGGAAGcagcctctctactccagggtagaggtaaggtctgcgtacacactgtCCTCTCCATACCCCGCTAGTGAGATTatattgagttgttgttgttgttgttgtatcagaATAGCTATTATAGTCCGACTAATCCAAATTCGTGATATATAGGTCCGTAAGGGGAAACACTATTGTTTTATCAGAAAAATTTTCATTCGCAAGGATCAAATTTGAGAAACTCCGATTAAGGATGGAAGAGTATTATTCATCCCATCACATCCTCGATGGTACGCCACTTATTTATGTTTAGTTTTTATTGTTGAGATATATAATATGGCTACGATAAAATATAAATAGAGAAAGAAGGGTCGTAGAACTTTTATAAGTAATATAATATGGCCACGATGAACAGCTCACGTACGAATTGATGGAAGTTGCTCTTGGGTTTCTTCATATATACTATTATGAACAAAAATAGAATGACTTCATTAGATGCATTCTTTACCTCTTATAGCGAAATGGTAACGATATACATATGAATGGGGCTCACGCATTGATTATCCTTAGAAGACGAACATGCAAGCAACAAGTAATTTAATTTTATAGAGAACTCATCGTTTGGTGAAAGTTTAAATTACTATATGAAATGTCTAATTTTGATAGATGACACCACCAAAGGATGTGGTGCGGTGGATAAGTGATTTTTCCATTAACTAGAGGTCTCGAGTTCTAGCCCTAGGTATGGAAAACTCCTTGGTAGGAAACTAGCGCTATCTCCCTCCCCTCTGAATGGGGCCCTACCCATCGTGAATTCGAATATAGTCGGGCTTCAATGCGGGTACTGGACAACGAGCGAGAAACCAAAAGAATTTTGATAGATGACATGACCATAGTTTATCAATTACTATTTATAAAGATGTTCATTGGTTTGAATCTTTTATATCGACTACTCAACATATTTATATGTAATGAAGTCTTATATATACAAATATGATTTAATTTTTGACAAGTTCTTATAACTTATGTTGTTACACATTTAGAGGTATGGTCTTGCCCCCTTCCCCCTTTTTCTATCTTCACACTTCACACCAGAaaactttttccttttttttccggAGATTATTATTGAAAACTCACTTGCATCAGGTATTTACGATGGCGAAGCCAAAAAATTTAATAAGGGagttcaaattttgaacaccctttgCTCAGTGGCGGAGTCACATTGAACCAAGGGGTGTCAAGCGACGCCCCTTCGCCGAAAATTTATACTATATTGGtagataatttttttaatattatatatatatttactatgCGTTGACTCCCCTTGACTCTTCGATATagctaattttttatattttgacaccccttgatgaaaattctggctccgccactgcctTTGCCGGTGAGCTATGCAAGAGTgttcaaaatctatttttaatcaataacaaataatattttaccttatacatactataatttttcggcgaatgGGTAAATTGACCATCCTTGAGCCAACATAGCTTCGCTGTGGGTATTTACCAAACCATACTATGATACTAATTTATC from Nicotiana tomentosiformis chromosome 11, ASM39032v3, whole genome shotgun sequence encodes:
- the LOC104101976 gene encoding transcription repressor MYB5-like, which translates into the protein MRTPTSSKTKVTACCSKVGLKRGPWTPEEDEILTNYINKEGEGRWRTLPKKAGLLRCGKSCRLRWMNYLRPSVKRGHISPDEEDLILRLHRLLGNRWSLIAGRIPGRTDNEIKNYWNTHLSKKLISQGINPRTHKPLINHNCSSDDHITNKASSSSPSSSSKLANDFNTIPNPICIPFQMEEPLRSININHPREITSLDNYQYQSNAMLANYDDDLNIVVEEDDEMNCCTDDVFSSFLNSLINEDMFNSQNQQITNGMFPDFDPLVTPTQDNQDNHQESG